The Terriglobia bacterium genome contains a region encoding:
- the nuoK gene encoding NADH-quinone oxidoreductase subunit NuoK encodes MEPRLVLLVSAILFSIGVVGVLLRRNAILILMSIELMLNAANLAFIAFARQLGQSEGQIYAFFVMTLAAAEAAVGLAIVIALFRLRETTDVDEIHLLKW; translated from the coding sequence GTGGAACCGCGCCTCGTCCTCCTGGTCTCGGCGATCCTCTTTTCCATCGGCGTCGTCGGCGTGCTCCTCCGCCGGAACGCCATCCTGATCCTGATGAGCATCGAGCTGATGCTCAACGCGGCGAACCTGGCGTTCATCGCGTTCGCCCGCCAGCTCGGGCAGTCCGAGGGGCAGATCTACGCTTTCTTCGTCATGACGCTCGCCGCCGCCGAGGCGGCGGTGGGGCTCGCGATCGTCATCGCGCTGTTCCGGCTGCGCGAAACCACCGATGTCGACGAGATCCACCTCTTGAAGTGGTAG
- a CDS encoding NADH-quinone oxidoreductase subunit A: MSDSLVPVFLALGAAVAVAAVLLLLTHLLGRPRKSQVDRTPYECGVRPFTPAQSHRYSVKFYLVAMLFILFDIEAAFLYPWAVTFRGFADDKPFVLGEMAVFLGILVAGFVYVWRRGALEWD, translated from the coding sequence GTGAGCGACAGTCTGGTGCCGGTTTTCCTCGCCCTGGGTGCGGCGGTCGCCGTCGCTGCGGTTCTCCTCCTCCTGACCCACCTGCTCGGACGCCCGCGGAAGTCCCAGGTGGACCGGACGCCTTACGAGTGCGGGGTCCGGCCCTTCACCCCTGCGCAGTCCCACCGCTACTCGGTGAAGTTTTACCTGGTGGCGATGCTCTTCATCCTGTTCGACATCGAGGCGGCGTTCCTCTACCCGTGGGCGGTGACGTTCCGCGGATTCGCGGACGACAAGCCGTTCGTGCTGGGCGAGATGGCGGTGTTCCTCGGGATCCTCGTGGCCGGCTTCGTCTACGTCTGGCGCCGCGGCGCCCTCGAGTGGGATTGA
- the nuoD gene encoding NADH dehydrogenase (quinone) subunit D, whose translation MPATYERSDERPDIVTLNMGPSHPATHGVLRIVLELDGETVVRAVPHIGYLHRGMEKIAENRTYLQFIPYTDRMDYLSPLSANVGFALAVEELLGIRVPPRCEAIRVLCCELARIGSHLVWMGTHALDLGAGTVFFHTFRDREWHYDLVEDLTGARLTTSFTRVGGIARDADRGWLTKLREFVDAMPGRIDEYESLLTRNAIWLGRTRGVGVLRAADAIAYGVTGPSLRACGVEYDVRKARPYSGYERYDFEVPVGAEGDIYDRYLVRIEEMRQSVRILDQGLRTLPDGPVNVDDPKIFPPPKQRILTSMEELIHDFMLVTEGFLCPPGEVYHSTEVPKGELGFYVISTGGKAPYRLRIRSPSFNNLATLPLLCEGGLVADVIANIGSLDPVLGEVDR comes from the coding sequence ATGCCAGCGACCTACGAGCGATCGGACGAGCGGCCCGACATCGTCACGCTCAACATGGGGCCGTCGCATCCGGCGACGCACGGGGTGCTCCGGATCGTGCTCGAGCTCGACGGCGAGACGGTGGTCCGCGCCGTGCCGCACATCGGCTACCTCCACCGCGGCATGGAGAAGATCGCGGAGAACCGGACCTACCTCCAGTTCATCCCGTACACGGATCGGATGGACTATCTGAGCCCGTTGTCCGCCAACGTCGGATTCGCGCTGGCGGTGGAGGAGCTCCTCGGGATCCGGGTCCCGCCGCGGTGCGAGGCGATCCGCGTCCTGTGCTGCGAGCTGGCGCGGATCGGCTCCCACCTGGTCTGGATGGGGACGCACGCCCTCGACCTCGGCGCGGGGACCGTATTCTTCCACACGTTCCGTGACCGGGAGTGGCACTACGACCTGGTCGAGGACCTGACCGGCGCCAGGCTCACCACCTCGTTCACGCGCGTCGGCGGCATCGCGCGCGACGCGGATCGCGGCTGGCTCACGAAGCTCCGCGAGTTCGTGGACGCGATGCCCGGCCGGATCGACGAGTACGAGTCGCTCCTCACACGGAACGCCATCTGGCTCGGACGGACGCGCGGCGTCGGGGTGCTCCGGGCCGCCGACGCGATCGCCTACGGGGTGACCGGGCCGAGCCTCCGCGCATGCGGCGTCGAGTACGACGTTCGAAAGGCCCGCCCCTACTCGGGATACGAGCGGTACGACTTCGAGGTCCCGGTGGGGGCCGAAGGGGACATCTACGACCGGTACCTCGTCCGCATCGAGGAGATGCGCCAGTCGGTCCGGATCCTCGACCAGGGGCTCAGGACCCTCCCCGACGGACCGGTCAACGTCGACGACCCGAAGATCTTCCCTCCGCCGAAGCAGCGGATCCTCACCAGCATGGAGGAGCTGATCCACGATTTCATGCTGGTCACCGAGGGGTTCCTGTGCCCGCCGGGCGAGGTGTACCACTCCACCGAGGTACCGAAGGGGGAGCTGGGCTTCTACGTGATCTCCACCGGCGGCAAGGCTCCGTACCGGCTCAGGATCCGGTCCCCGAGCTTCAACAACCTGGCGACGCTGCCGCTTCTCTGCGAGGGAGGCCTCGTCGCGGACGTGATCGCGAACATCGGGAGCCTCGATCCCGTGCTCGGCGAGGTGGATCGATGA
- the nuoE gene encoding NADH-quinone oxidoreductase subunit NuoE, producing the protein MSGGPAGAVAPDPGFAAKVDKVVARYPEPKAALLPVLWLVQRTKGWVDLDSEAWVAARLGLAPAHVHGVVTFYTLFKRRPMGRYHLQVCTTLSCMLRGSDDLVAHLERKLGIEPGETTPDGRFSLVKVECLGSCGTAPMLQLNDDYQENLTIESLDRLLDGLP; encoded by the coding sequence ATGAGCGGCGGCCCGGCCGGAGCGGTCGCGCCCGATCCCGGATTCGCGGCGAAGGTCGACAAGGTCGTCGCGCGCTACCCCGAGCCGAAGGCGGCGCTCCTCCCCGTGCTCTGGCTCGTCCAGAGGACGAAGGGGTGGGTCGACCTGGATTCCGAGGCTTGGGTGGCCGCACGCCTCGGCCTCGCTCCCGCGCACGTCCACGGCGTCGTGACCTTCTACACCCTGTTCAAGCGGCGTCCGATGGGCCGGTACCACCTCCAGGTGTGCACCACCTTGTCGTGCATGCTCCGGGGCTCGGACGACCTGGTCGCGCACCTCGAGCGGAAGCTCGGGATAGAGCCGGGAGAGACGACGCCCGACGGCCGCTTTTCCCTGGTCAAGGTCGAGTGCCTCGGCTCCTGCGGCACCGCTCCGATGCTCCAGCTCAACGACGACTACCAAGAGAACCTCACGATCGAGAGCCTGGACCGGCTGCTCGACGGCCTTCCCTGA
- the nuoH gene encoding NADH-quinone oxidoreductase subunit NuoH, whose protein sequence is MSDLLFNLLVTAGKLAIATGGLFGIVVVMEWVERRLSGLIQFRWGPNRVGPFGLFQPIADGVKFLMKEEVFPAEAYRPAFLLAPAMSLVPALFAFAVIPFGPTVTVFGRRVALAVLDLDGGILYAFAASALGVLGIVTAGWASRNKYALMGGLRSSAQMISYELALSLSVIGVLLVSGTLRPMAIVERQAGWFWNWNAFAGGWQLLGLLIFLIAGFAETNRLPFDLPEAESELVAGYHTEYSSMKFAMFFMAEYMNMATSSALLVTLFLGGWQLGFPVSVTGWPLCALQILTFLAKLAFFQFLFVWVRWTLPRFRYDQLMNLGWKGLFPLALANLMLTAVLSAFGWIRG, encoded by the coding sequence GTGAGCGACCTCCTGTTCAACCTTCTGGTCACCGCGGGGAAGCTCGCGATCGCGACCGGAGGCCTGTTCGGCATCGTGGTCGTGATGGAGTGGGTCGAGCGGCGGCTCTCCGGGCTGATCCAGTTCAGGTGGGGCCCGAACCGCGTCGGTCCCTTCGGGCTCTTCCAGCCGATCGCGGACGGCGTCAAGTTCCTGATGAAGGAGGAGGTCTTCCCGGCGGAGGCGTACCGTCCGGCGTTCCTCCTGGCCCCCGCGATGTCCCTCGTCCCCGCGCTCTTCGCCTTCGCCGTGATCCCGTTCGGCCCGACCGTCACCGTGTTCGGGCGGAGGGTCGCGCTGGCGGTCCTGGACCTCGACGGCGGGATCCTCTACGCGTTCGCCGCGAGCGCCCTCGGCGTCCTCGGGATCGTGACGGCCGGCTGGGCCTCGCGGAACAAGTACGCGCTCATGGGAGGCCTCAGGTCGTCGGCGCAGATGATCTCCTACGAGCTGGCGCTGTCGCTGTCGGTGATCGGCGTGCTCCTGGTCTCCGGAACCCTCCGGCCCATGGCCATCGTCGAGCGGCAGGCCGGCTGGTTCTGGAACTGGAACGCGTTCGCCGGGGGCTGGCAGCTCCTCGGATTGCTGATCTTCCTGATCGCGGGGTTCGCCGAGACGAACCGGCTCCCGTTCGACCTGCCCGAGGCCGAGTCGGAGCTGGTGGCCGGCTACCACACCGAGTACTCGTCGATGAAGTTCGCGATGTTCTTCATGGCCGAGTACATGAACATGGCGACCTCGTCGGCGCTCCTGGTCACCCTGTTCCTGGGCGGCTGGCAGCTCGGATTCCCGGTTTCGGTCACGGGATGGCCGCTGTGCGCGCTTCAGATCCTCACGTTCCTCGCCAAGCTCGCGTTCTTCCAGTTCCTCTTCGTCTGGGTCCGCTGGACGCTCCCCCGGTTCCGCTACGACCAGCTCATGAACCTGGGTTGGAAAGGGCTGTTCCCGCTGGCGCTGGCGAACCTGATGCTGACCGCCGTGCTCTCGGCGTTCGGCTGGATCCGCGGGTGA
- a CDS encoding NADH-quinone oxidoreductase subunit C, with translation MADGETALGRIREWFPDAVAGAGECRGQHWAAVRKDRLREVCRRLRDDTGGAFDLLLDVTAVHWPDDAEPVELVYHLYSTSRNDRLRLKVRLRDGETAPTLADLWASANWNEREAFDMFGIVFDGHPDLRRILMPDDYTDFPLRKEFPLYRG, from the coding sequence ATGGCCGACGGCGAGACGGCCCTCGGGCGAATACGGGAGTGGTTTCCCGACGCGGTCGCAGGGGCCGGGGAGTGCCGCGGACAGCACTGGGCGGCGGTCCGGAAGGACAGGCTCAGGGAGGTCTGCCGCCGTCTACGAGACGACACCGGCGGCGCGTTCGACCTCCTCCTGGACGTGACCGCCGTGCACTGGCCGGACGACGCCGAGCCGGTCGAGCTGGTCTACCACCTCTACAGCACGTCCCGGAACGACCGGCTGCGGCTCAAGGTCCGTCTCCGCGACGGGGAGACCGCTCCCACGCTCGCGGACCTCTGGGCCTCGGCCAACTGGAACGAGCGGGAGGCGTTCGACATGTTCGGGATCGTCTTCGACGGGCACCCGGACCTGAGGCGCATCCTGATGCCCGACGATTACACGGACTTCCCGCTCCGCAAGGAGTTCCCGCTCTACCGCGGCTGA
- the nuoL gene encoding NADH-quinone oxidoreductase subunit L — translation MLKLIWLIPVLPLLGVAANGLFGRFMSRRAVAWVACGVVLLSLLLSLGAVTELSGLPESGRHYETELGTWLPLGSLGPGGEGLRIGWGFALDPLSAVLLLVVTGVGFLIHVYATGYMAHEEGYARFFAYMNLFMGMMLTLVLASNLLVMFVGWEGVGLCSYLLIGFFYDRPFDARTGMSCADAGRKAFLTNRIGDFAFLIGMLYLATAFGSLEFRRVSEGIAGGGMPQAVLTGVGILLFVGACGKSAQVPLYVWLPDAMAGPTPVSALIHAATMVTAGVYMVCRMSALYVHAPAAMAVVALIGALTAIFAASMGLAATDIKKVLAYSTVSQLGYMFAGAGVGAFAGSMFHLMTHAFFKALLFLGAGSVIHGMSGEQDIRRMGGLRRKMPATYGTFLVATLAIAGIPGLAGFFSKDEILWGAWSSGHRGVWAVLAAAAGVTAFYMFRLLYLTFFGSFRGTEEQAHHVHESPRVMTVPLMVLAVLSVIGGWIGIPRALALGADVNVFGRWLTPVFVGAGAAGAGEAAAEHAGAGVELGFMALAVAVALAGIGLATVLYRRREGMSERLAEALGPAYRLVRNLYWVDELYDALVIRPFYALCRAARAFDVGIVDGAVNGVRHVTVGLSHVSNANDRWLVDGLVNLVGATVRGASFVFRRVQTGVVQSYAAMMVFGVFLLLIIYTLAR, via the coding sequence ATGCTGAAGCTGATCTGGCTGATTCCGGTCCTTCCGCTCCTGGGCGTCGCGGCGAACGGCCTGTTCGGCCGGTTCATGTCGCGGCGGGCGGTGGCCTGGGTGGCGTGCGGGGTGGTGCTGCTGTCGCTCCTTTTGTCGTTGGGGGCGGTGACGGAGCTGTCGGGGCTGCCGGAGTCGGGGCGGCACTACGAGACCGAGCTGGGGACGTGGCTGCCGCTCGGGTCGTTGGGGCCCGGGGGGGAGGGGCTGAGGATCGGTTGGGGGTTCGCGCTGGACCCGCTGTCGGCGGTGCTGCTCCTGGTGGTGACGGGGGTGGGGTTCCTGATCCACGTGTACGCGACGGGCTACATGGCGCACGAGGAGGGGTACGCGCGGTTCTTCGCGTACATGAACCTGTTCATGGGGATGATGCTGACGCTGGTCTTGGCGTCGAACCTGCTGGTGATGTTCGTGGGCTGGGAGGGGGTGGGGCTGTGCTCCTACCTCCTGATCGGATTCTTCTACGACCGGCCGTTCGACGCGCGGACGGGGATGAGCTGCGCGGACGCTGGGCGGAAGGCGTTCTTGACGAACCGGATCGGGGACTTCGCGTTCCTGATCGGGATGCTGTACCTGGCGACGGCGTTCGGGAGTCTGGAGTTCCGTCGGGTGTCGGAGGGGATCGCGGGGGGCGGGATGCCGCAGGCGGTCCTGACGGGGGTGGGGATCCTGCTGTTCGTGGGGGCGTGCGGGAAGTCGGCGCAGGTGCCGCTATACGTGTGGCTGCCGGACGCGATGGCGGGGCCGACGCCGGTGTCGGCGCTGATCCACGCGGCGACGATGGTGACGGCGGGGGTGTACATGGTGTGCCGGATGTCGGCGCTGTACGTGCACGCTCCCGCGGCGATGGCGGTGGTGGCTCTGATCGGGGCGTTGACGGCGATTTTCGCGGCTTCGATGGGACTGGCGGCGACGGACATCAAGAAGGTGCTGGCGTACTCGACGGTGAGCCAGCTGGGGTACATGTTCGCGGGAGCGGGGGTGGGGGCGTTCGCGGGGTCGATGTTCCACCTGATGACGCACGCGTTCTTCAAGGCGCTGTTGTTCTTGGGGGCGGGGAGCGTGATTCACGGGATGTCGGGGGAGCAGGACATAAGGCGGATGGGGGGACTGAGGCGGAAGATGCCGGCGACGTACGGGACGTTCCTGGTGGCGACGCTGGCGATCGCGGGGATCCCCGGGCTCGCGGGATTCTTCTCGAAGGACGAGATCCTGTGGGGGGCGTGGTCGTCGGGGCACCGCGGGGTGTGGGCGGTGCTGGCGGCGGCGGCGGGTGTGACGGCGTTCTACATGTTCCGGCTGCTCTACCTGACGTTTTTCGGGAGCTTTAGGGGGACGGAGGAGCAGGCGCACCACGTGCACGAGTCGCCCAGGGTGATGACGGTGCCGCTGATGGTGCTGGCGGTGCTGTCGGTGATCGGGGGCTGGATCGGGATTCCGAGAGCGCTGGCGCTGGGAGCGGACGTGAACGTGTTCGGCCGGTGGCTTACGCCGGTGTTCGTGGGGGCAGGGGCGGCGGGGGCGGGGGAGGCGGCGGCGGAGCACGCGGGGGCCGGGGTCGAGCTGGGATTCATGGCGCTCGCGGTGGCGGTGGCGCTGGCCGGGATCGGGCTGGCGACGGTCTTGTACCGGAGGCGGGAGGGGATGTCGGAGCGCCTCGCGGAGGCGCTCGGTCCCGCGTACCGGCTGGTGCGGAACCTCTACTGGGTGGACGAGCTCTACGACGCCCTCGTCATCCGGCCGTTCTACGCCCTCTGCCGCGCGGCCCGCGCGTTCGACGTGGGGATCGTGGACGGCGCCGTGAACGGCGTCCGGCACGTGACGGTCGGCCTGAGCCACGTCTCGAACGCGAACGACCGCTGGCTCGTCGACGGCCTCGTCAACCTCGTCGGGGCCACGGTGCGCGGGGCCTCCTTCGTGTTCCGCAGGGTACAGACCGGCGTGGTGCAGAGCTACGCCGCGATGATGGTGTTCGGGGTGTTCCTTCTGCTGATCATCTACACGCTGGCACGGTAG
- a CDS encoding (2Fe-2S)-binding protein, protein MPKLILDGEEIEIVPGTTVLAAALSRGRDIPHYCWHAGLSVAGNCRMCLVEVERSPKLVIACATQVADGMVVRTETDRVKKARAAMMEFFLINHPLDCPICDQAGECRLQEYAVEHGAGRSRFVEAKLTLNKAVDIGPHVLLDQERCIQCSRCVRFCDEITGTSELAFFRRGERTVIGIYPGRPLDNAYSGNVVDICPVGALTLKEFRFATRVWYLKNTPTVCAACARGCNVLVAVGQQQVLMTTQGQTDDRIKRIVPRPNEDVNGHWMCDEGRLSYRTLSSAPRLETAEAPAGTAADWDDAVARAAALLGDAARAGRLAAILSPRLTAEDLFAWRRLLEALGGGRIGVRRIARGADDALLVRADKGANSTGAAWILGESATEAAVLEAAARGEVAALLVVGDPLDSADSAAPDPAVRSRVASVIFVGPFVSGAAEGADVRLPAAAWAEEDGTLVNFEGRAQRVRRCHLPRGEGRPGWRIACDLAQAAGGDMPQWTSSDEVLEALAASVERFRGLDATTIGLLGVSRG, encoded by the coding sequence ATGCCGAAGCTGATCCTGGACGGCGAGGAGATCGAGATCGTGCCGGGGACGACCGTCCTCGCGGCCGCCCTCTCCCGCGGTCGCGACATCCCGCACTACTGCTGGCACGCGGGGCTCTCCGTCGCCGGGAACTGTCGGATGTGCCTGGTGGAGGTGGAGAGGTCGCCGAAGCTCGTGATCGCTTGCGCCACCCAGGTCGCCGACGGGATGGTGGTCCGGACGGAGACCGATCGGGTGAAGAAGGCCCGCGCGGCGATGATGGAGTTCTTCCTCATCAACCATCCCCTGGACTGCCCGATCTGCGACCAGGCGGGGGAGTGCCGGCTCCAGGAGTACGCGGTCGAGCACGGGGCCGGGAGGAGCCGCTTCGTCGAGGCGAAGCTCACGCTGAACAAGGCCGTGGACATCGGCCCGCACGTCCTCCTCGATCAGGAGCGGTGCATCCAGTGCAGCCGGTGCGTCCGTTTCTGCGATGAGATCACCGGCACGTCCGAGCTGGCGTTCTTCCGCCGCGGCGAGCGGACCGTGATCGGAATCTATCCCGGGCGTCCCCTCGACAACGCCTACTCCGGCAACGTCGTGGACATCTGCCCCGTGGGCGCCCTCACCCTCAAGGAGTTCCGGTTCGCGACCCGCGTCTGGTACCTCAAGAACACGCCGACCGTCTGCGCGGCCTGCGCCCGGGGGTGCAACGTCCTGGTCGCCGTCGGCCAGCAGCAGGTGCTGATGACGACGCAGGGGCAGACCGACGACCGGATCAAGCGGATCGTTCCCCGCCCGAACGAGGACGTGAACGGTCACTGGATGTGCGACGAGGGTCGGCTCTCGTACCGAACGCTATCGTCCGCTCCTCGCCTCGAGACCGCAGAGGCGCCGGCGGGAACCGCCGCGGACTGGGACGACGCGGTCGCGCGGGCGGCAGCGCTCCTCGGGGACGCGGCGCGGGCGGGGCGGCTCGCGGCGATCCTGTCCCCGCGCCTCACCGCGGAGGACCTGTTCGCCTGGCGCCGGCTCCTCGAGGCCCTCGGCGGCGGCCGGATCGGCGTCCGCCGGATCGCTCGCGGTGCGGATGACGCCCTGCTGGTGCGCGCCGACAAGGGGGCGAACTCCACGGGCGCCGCCTGGATCCTGGGAGAGTCCGCCACGGAAGCGGCGGTCCTCGAGGCGGCGGCGCGGGGCGAGGTGGCGGCGCTGCTCGTGGTGGGGGACCCGCTCGATTCCGCCGATTCCGCCGCGCCCGATCCAGCGGTGCGGTCCAGGGTGGCGAGCGTGATCTTCGTCGGGCCGTTCGTCTCCGGCGCCGCCGAGGGGGCCGACGTCCGCCTCCCGGCCGCGGCCTGGGCCGAGGAGGATGGGACCCTCGTGAACTTCGAGGGGCGCGCCCAGCGGGTCCGCCGCTGCCACCTCCCGCGAGGCGAGGGGCGCCCCGGCTGGCGCATCGCGTGCGACCTCGCCCAGGCGGCCGGCGGGGACATGCCGCAGTGGACGTCGTCGGACGAGGTCCTCGAGGCGCTGGCGGCGTCGGTCGAGCGGTTCCGGGGGCTGGACGCCACGACGATCGGTCTCCTGGGCGTTTCCCGAGGGTGA
- a CDS encoding NADH-quinone oxidoreductase subunit J has translation MELIAFFVLAVLAVASALVTITHRKPVIAALALGVNLISIAGFYLVLRAQFIALLQVIVYAGAILVLIVFVIMLLNLRDEARRAGSGSIQRVVGPLLALAFAVLLGRALLEGAVSPFPARPAGFGTVEAVGRELFSRFFYPFEVISLLLIVAMVGAVLLAKRRL, from the coding sequence ATGGAGCTGATCGCCTTCTTCGTCCTCGCCGTCCTGGCGGTCGCCTCGGCGCTGGTCACGATCACCCATCGGAAACCGGTGATCGCGGCGCTGGCGCTGGGGGTCAACCTGATCTCGATCGCCGGGTTCTACCTGGTCCTGAGGGCGCAGTTCATCGCGCTCCTCCAGGTGATCGTCTACGCCGGCGCGATCCTCGTCCTGATCGTCTTCGTGATCATGCTGCTGAACCTGCGCGACGAGGCCCGCCGGGCCGGATCGGGCTCGATCCAGCGCGTCGTCGGCCCGCTCCTCGCGCTGGCCTTCGCGGTGCTCCTCGGCCGGGCGCTCCTCGAGGGGGCCGTCTCGCCGTTCCCGGCGCGGCCCGCTGGATTCGGGACGGTCGAGGCGGTGGGCCGGGAGCTGTTCTCCCGGTTCTTCTACCCGTTCGAGGTCATCTCCCTCCTGCTCATCGTGGCGATGGTCGGAGCCGTGCTCCTGGCCAAGAGGAGGCTGTAG
- the nuoF gene encoding NADH-quinone oxidoreductase subunit NuoF, producing the protein MERILTRNVDKEGSHTLAVYAAGGGYEPLRGALRTGSPEKVVDEVKRSGLRGRGGAGFPTGLKWSFMPKDSPKPRYLICNADESEPGTFKDRLLLERDPHLVLEGCLVSAYAMGARAVFVYVRGEYVHATRALERAIGEAYAAGYAGRNILGSGFDCDLVLHVGAGAYICGEETSLMSSLEGDRGYPRLKPPFPAQAGLWGCPTTINNVETLANVPFILERGADWFLSIGKPPKNTGPKLYALSGHVKRPGVYEAPMGLPLRELIHDLGGGMLRDDKPLKAVIPGGSSVPVLRADECDVDLDFDSLAAKGSMLGSAGVIVMDSSTCMVKAIERLAHFYAHESCGQCTPCREGCGWMERILSRLERGEGRQEDLDLLLDVASNILGNTICPLGDAAAMPVASFVTKFRSEFQHHVDHRACRV; encoded by the coding sequence ATGGAACGGATCCTGACCCGCAACGTGGACAAGGAGGGCTCCCACACCCTCGCCGTGTACGCGGCGGGGGGAGGGTACGAGCCGCTCCGCGGCGCGCTGCGAACCGGGTCCCCCGAGAAGGTCGTCGACGAGGTCAAGAGATCGGGGCTGAGGGGACGCGGGGGGGCCGGGTTCCCCACCGGCCTCAAGTGGTCGTTCATGCCGAAGGACTCCCCGAAGCCGAGGTACCTGATCTGCAACGCGGACGAGTCGGAGCCCGGCACGTTCAAGGACCGCCTGCTGCTCGAGCGGGACCCGCACCTGGTCCTCGAGGGCTGCCTGGTCTCGGCGTACGCGATGGGCGCCCGGGCGGTGTTCGTGTACGTCCGCGGCGAGTACGTGCACGCGACGCGTGCCCTCGAGCGCGCCATCGGGGAGGCTTACGCCGCGGGGTACGCGGGCCGGAACATCCTCGGCAGCGGCTTCGACTGCGACCTGGTCCTCCACGTCGGGGCCGGGGCGTACATTTGCGGGGAGGAGACCTCGCTGATGAGCTCCCTCGAGGGGGACCGCGGCTACCCGAGGCTGAAGCCGCCGTTTCCCGCGCAGGCGGGGCTCTGGGGATGCCCCACCACGATCAACAACGTCGAGACCCTGGCCAACGTCCCGTTCATCCTCGAGCGCGGTGCCGACTGGTTCCTCTCGATCGGCAAGCCCCCGAAGAACACCGGCCCGAAGCTGTACGCGCTGAGCGGGCACGTCAAGCGCCCCGGCGTCTACGAGGCCCCCATGGGGCTCCCCCTCCGGGAGCTGATCCACGACCTCGGGGGCGGCATGCTCCGGGACGACAAGCCGCTCAAGGCCGTGATCCCCGGCGGATCGTCGGTGCCGGTGCTCCGGGCGGACGAGTGCGACGTGGACCTCGACTTCGACTCGCTCGCGGCGAAGGGGAGCATGCTCGGATCCGCCGGCGTGATCGTGATGGACAGCTCCACGTGCATGGTGAAGGCGATCGAGCGCCTGGCCCATTTCTACGCCCACGAATCGTGCGGCCAGTGCACGCCGTGCCGCGAGGGGTGCGGCTGGATGGAGAGGATCCTGTCCCGCCTCGAGCGCGGGGAAGGGCGACAGGAGGACCTCGACCTCCTTCTCGACGTGGCCTCCAACATCCTCGGGAACACGATCTGCCCCCTCGGCGATGCGGCGGCCATGCCCGTGGCCTCGTTCGTGACCAAGTTCCGCTCCGAGTTCCAGCACCACGTCGATCACCGCGCGTGCAGGGTATGA